The Oncorhynchus tshawytscha isolate Ot180627B linkage group LG30, Otsh_v2.0, whole genome shotgun sequence genome includes a region encoding these proteins:
- the LOC112228428 gene encoding HMG box transcription factor BBX isoform X2 — MKGGGRGKEPPVEVSCKRPKRKCLQWHPLLSKKALDFSEEEEEDEEELEKESLLVRETRGSKVPCGGPPEGEEDSSEQRARRPMNAFLLFCKRHRSLVRQEHPRLDNRGATKILADWWAVLEPREKQKYTDMAKEYKDAFMKANPGYKWCPATNKPVKSPCHTVSNTRNKVWSFPSNSPKGCATAKKLPKTDSTPQLNFAMADPTKMGGLSMLLLAGEHALTAREISSSSSQSGATDVTKYPDKSSLFQLAEISSSTRQPSLMDTAGKGKPLSWGDQAEMWSGTSQQGKPDVPTANVKSPLFQLAEISSDSSQSTAPEGKQCGQSALFQLAEMCLASEAGKMETQDDTCTPHIKTETVVEEAGDNTPDLPLSFPPSSSMPTDASLLLLRGQAAIIKRKKDASTREPPKVVDKDKSPGPGSPKKTLKKRPSSESELESLFYTIEAVAKGAWGDAEEDMPKKKARTAAVTILVESSSPKKRAKPKAKRPLKAKEDERNVKDKEDDGRTELPLTVETVVNPASPKMEANISSSMEEPTSPPSPPHIKHKVGERELEANAEGCGSRKSERSCKGALYKTLVSEGMLTSLRANVDRGKRGSFRSASDEGGWIDETWAFSQMGPSNFKKLKKSKSKDETAPGLGKLEEEFEKKFNSLPQYSPLTFDKKSTVVTKKKTDISTAPEEQPPKPAKGQSPSQKNTLFHKIVSNYKEKKKKPNTLDKDIAMRSDSPMLDSAAYATKAKPSPAPSATATLNPEAMGTSPSVPVGSQKRKARKSKITHLVRSADGRVSPAEEDKARDLTPEQDDKPLSQDTLCNETGCYNASKQEEADRSSAPEDLPAFFSLAALAEVAAMENIHRGQHVIGDSQKKDMAKTPLLISCADQ, encoded by the exons ATGAAAGGTGGAGGAAGGGGTAAGGAGCCTCCGGTGGAGGTGAGCTGCAAGCGGCCCAAGCGCAAGTGTCTACAATGGCACCCGCTACTCTCCAAGAAGGCCCTGGACTTttcggaggaggaagaggaggacgaagaaGAACTAGAGAAG GAGTCATTGTTGGTTAGGGAGACCCGGGGGTCGAAGGTGCCATGCGGGGGGCCCCCGGAGGGGGAAGAGGACTCTTCAGAGCAGCGGGCCCGCCGACCCATGAATGCCTTCCTGCTTTTCTGCAAGCGCCACCGATCGCTGGTGAGGCAGGAACACCCTCGACTGGACAACCGCGGTGCCACCAAGATCTTGGCTGATTGGTGGGCCGTGCTGGAgcccagagagaaacagaagtaCACTGACATGGCCAAGGAG TACAAGGATGCCTTCATGAAGGCTAACCCGGGCTACAAGTGGTGCCCTGCCACCAACAAGCCAGTCAAGAGCCCCTGCCACACTGTCAGCAACACCCGCAATAAAGTGTGGTCCTTCCCTTCCAACTCCCCTAAGGGCTGTGCCACTGCCAAGAAACTGCCCAAGACTGACAGCACACCACAGCTTAATTTCGCCATGGCAG ATCCCACGAAGATGGGTGGCCTAAGCATGCTACTGTTGGCTGGGGAGCATGCCCTTACTGCCAGAGAG ATTTCCTCCAGCTCATCACAATCTGGAGCCACAGATGTCACTAAGTACCCTGATAAATCCTCCCTATTCCAACTTGCTGAG ATCTCTTCCAGCACGCGTCAGCCGAGTTTAATGGACACAGCGGGCAAAGGGAAGCCCTTGAGTTGGGGTGACCAGGCTGAA ATGTGGTCTGGAACCTCACAGCAGGGAAAGCCTGACGTACCCACTGCCAATGTCAAGTCCCCTCTTTTTCAACTGGCAGAG ATCTCCTCTGATTCGAGCCAGTCGACTGCACCAGAGGGAAAGCAGTGTGGCCAGTCCGCTCTCTTCCAGCTTGCTGAG ATGTGCTTGGCCTCCGAGGCAGGGAAGATGGAGACACAGGACGATACCTGCACCCCACACATCAAAACTGAGACTGTGGTAGAGGAGGCTGGGGACAACACCCCtgatcttcctctctcctttcccccatcTTCCTCCATGCCGACCGATGCTAGTCTCCTGCTGCTCAGAGGCCAAGCAGCCATAATCAAAAGGAAGAAAGACGCCAGCACCAGAGAGCCGCCCAAAGTGGTGGACAAAGACAAGAGCCCTGGTCCCGGCTCACCCAAAAAGACCCTCAAGAAGCGACCTTCATCCGAGTCGGAGTTGGAGAGCCTCTTCTACACTATCGAAGCCGTGGCTAAAGGGGCCTGGGGCGATGCCGAGGAGGATATGCCCAAGAAGAAGGCTCGCACCGCCGCCGTTACCATTCTGGTAGAGTCCAGCTCACCCAAAAAGAGGGCCAAGCCCAAAGCCAAGAGGCCCCTGAAGGCTAAGGAAGATGAGAGAAATGTGAAGGACAAAGAGGACGACGGACGCACAGAGCTTCCATTGACAGTGGAGACGGTGGTGAATCCAGCAAGCCCCAAGATGGAGGCCAATATTAGCAGCAGCATGGAGGAGCCCACCTCCCCTCCCAGCCCCCCGCACATCAAGCACAAAGTCGGGGAGAGGGAACTGGAGGCCAACGCAGAGGGGTGTGGCTCCAGAAAGTCTGAGAGAAGCTGCAAGGGGGCGCTGTACAAGACCCTGGTGTCGGAAGGGATGCTGACCTCACTGAGGGCCAACGTGGACAGAG GCAAAAGAGGTTCTTTTCGAAGTGCATCTGATGAAGGAGGCTGGATTGACGAGACCTGGGCTTTCTCACAGATGGGACCCAGTAATTTCAAGAAGCTTAAGAAGTCCAAATCCAAAGACGAGACCGCGCCAGG TTTGGGGAAACTAGAGGAGGAGTTTGAGAAGAAGTTCAACAGCCTGCCGCAGTACAGCCCTCTGACATTCGACAAAAAGAGCACCGTCGTCACCAAGAAGAAAACTGACATTAGTACCGCACCGGAGGAACAACCTCCGAAACCTGCCAAGG GTCAATCTCCATCTCAGAAAAATACTTTATTCCACAAGATTGTTAGCAATTACAAGGAGAAAAAGAAGAAGCCCAATACTTTGGATAAAG ACATAGCGATGCGTAGTGACTCCCCCATGTTAGACTCGGCTGCCTATGCCACCAAGGCAAAGCCGAGCCCAGCCCCCAGTGCCACCGCCACGCTGAACCCAGAAGCCATGGGAACTAGCCCTAGTGTGCCAGTGGGCAGCCAGAAAAGGAAGGCCAGGAAGAGCAAGATCACCCACTTGGTGCGCTCGGCCGACGGCAGGGTATCCCCAGCCGAAG AGGACAAAGCCAGGGACCTGACCCCGGAGCAGGATGACAAGCCATTATCCCAAGATACTTTATGCAATGAAACAGGGTGTTACAACGCATCCAAGCAAGAGGAAGCGGACAGGAGCAGTGCACCTGAAGACCTGCCTGCCTTCTTCAGCCTGGCTGCCCTTGCAGAGGTGGCAGCCATGGAGAACATTCACAG AGGCCAGCATGTGATTGGTGACAGCCAGAAGAAAGACATGGCCAAGACCCCTTTGCTCATCTCCTGCGCTGACCAATGA
- the LOC112228428 gene encoding HMG box transcription factor BBX isoform X3 has translation MKGGGRGKEPPVEVSCKRPKRKCLQWHPLLSKKALDFSEEEEEDEEELEKESLLVRETRGSKVPCGGPPEGEEDSSEQRARRPMNAFLLFCKRHRSLVRQEHPRLDNRGATKILADWWAVLEPREKQKYTDMAKEYKDAFMKANPGYKWCPATNKPVKSPCHTVSNTRNKVWSFPSNSPKGCATAKKLPKTDSTPQLNFAMADPTKMGGLSMLLLAGEHALTAREISSSSSQSGATDVTKYPDKSSLFQLAEISSSTRQPSLMDTAGKGKPLSWGDQAEMWSGTSQQGKPDVPTANVKSPLFQLAEQISSDSSQSTAPEGKQCGQSALFQLAEMCLASEAGKMETQDDTCTPHIKTETVVEEAGDNTPDLPLSFPPSSSMPTDASLLLLRGQAAIIKRKKDASTREPPKVVDKDKSPGPGSPKKTLKKRPSSESELESLFYTIEAVAKGAWGDAEEDMPKKKARTAAVTILVESSSPKKRAKPKAKRPLKAKEDERNVKDKEDDGRTELPLTVETVVNPASPKMEANISSSMEEPTSPPSPPHIKHKVGERELEANAEGCGSRKSERSCKGALYKTLVSEGMLTSLRANVDRGKRGSFRSASDEGGWIDETWAFSQMGPSNFKKLKKSKSKDETAPGLGKLEEEFEKKFNSLPQYSPLTFDKKSTVVTKKKTDISTAPEEQPPKPAKDIAMRSDSPMLDSAAYATKAKPSPAPSATATLNPEAMGTSPSVPVGSQKRKARKSKITHLVRSADGRVSPAEEDKARDLTPEQDDKPLSQDTLCNETGCYNASKQEEADRSSAPEDLPAFFSLAALAEVAAMENIHRGQHVIGDSQKKDMAKTPLLISCADQ, from the exons ATGAAAGGTGGAGGAAGGGGTAAGGAGCCTCCGGTGGAGGTGAGCTGCAAGCGGCCCAAGCGCAAGTGTCTACAATGGCACCCGCTACTCTCCAAGAAGGCCCTGGACTTttcggaggaggaagaggaggacgaagaaGAACTAGAGAAG GAGTCATTGTTGGTTAGGGAGACCCGGGGGTCGAAGGTGCCATGCGGGGGGCCCCCGGAGGGGGAAGAGGACTCTTCAGAGCAGCGGGCCCGCCGACCCATGAATGCCTTCCTGCTTTTCTGCAAGCGCCACCGATCGCTGGTGAGGCAGGAACACCCTCGACTGGACAACCGCGGTGCCACCAAGATCTTGGCTGATTGGTGGGCCGTGCTGGAgcccagagagaaacagaagtaCACTGACATGGCCAAGGAG TACAAGGATGCCTTCATGAAGGCTAACCCGGGCTACAAGTGGTGCCCTGCCACCAACAAGCCAGTCAAGAGCCCCTGCCACACTGTCAGCAACACCCGCAATAAAGTGTGGTCCTTCCCTTCCAACTCCCCTAAGGGCTGTGCCACTGCCAAGAAACTGCCCAAGACTGACAGCACACCACAGCTTAATTTCGCCATGGCAG ATCCCACGAAGATGGGTGGCCTAAGCATGCTACTGTTGGCTGGGGAGCATGCCCTTACTGCCAGAGAG ATTTCCTCCAGCTCATCACAATCTGGAGCCACAGATGTCACTAAGTACCCTGATAAATCCTCCCTATTCCAACTTGCTGAG ATCTCTTCCAGCACGCGTCAGCCGAGTTTAATGGACACAGCGGGCAAAGGGAAGCCCTTGAGTTGGGGTGACCAGGCTGAA ATGTGGTCTGGAACCTCACAGCAGGGAAAGCCTGACGTACCCACTGCCAATGTCAAGTCCCCTCTTTTTCAACTGGCAGAG CAGATCTCCTCTGATTCGAGCCAGTCGACTGCACCAGAGGGAAAGCAGTGTGGCCAGTCCGCTCTCTTCCAGCTTGCTGAG ATGTGCTTGGCCTCCGAGGCAGGGAAGATGGAGACACAGGACGATACCTGCACCCCACACATCAAAACTGAGACTGTGGTAGAGGAGGCTGGGGACAACACCCCtgatcttcctctctcctttcccccatcTTCCTCCATGCCGACCGATGCTAGTCTCCTGCTGCTCAGAGGCCAAGCAGCCATAATCAAAAGGAAGAAAGACGCCAGCACCAGAGAGCCGCCCAAAGTGGTGGACAAAGACAAGAGCCCTGGTCCCGGCTCACCCAAAAAGACCCTCAAGAAGCGACCTTCATCCGAGTCGGAGTTGGAGAGCCTCTTCTACACTATCGAAGCCGTGGCTAAAGGGGCCTGGGGCGATGCCGAGGAGGATATGCCCAAGAAGAAGGCTCGCACCGCCGCCGTTACCATTCTGGTAGAGTCCAGCTCACCCAAAAAGAGGGCCAAGCCCAAAGCCAAGAGGCCCCTGAAGGCTAAGGAAGATGAGAGAAATGTGAAGGACAAAGAGGACGACGGACGCACAGAGCTTCCATTGACAGTGGAGACGGTGGTGAATCCAGCAAGCCCCAAGATGGAGGCCAATATTAGCAGCAGCATGGAGGAGCCCACCTCCCCTCCCAGCCCCCCGCACATCAAGCACAAAGTCGGGGAGAGGGAACTGGAGGCCAACGCAGAGGGGTGTGGCTCCAGAAAGTCTGAGAGAAGCTGCAAGGGGGCGCTGTACAAGACCCTGGTGTCGGAAGGGATGCTGACCTCACTGAGGGCCAACGTGGACAGAG GCAAAAGAGGTTCTTTTCGAAGTGCATCTGATGAAGGAGGCTGGATTGACGAGACCTGGGCTTTCTCACAGATGGGACCCAGTAATTTCAAGAAGCTTAAGAAGTCCAAATCCAAAGACGAGACCGCGCCAGG TTTGGGGAAACTAGAGGAGGAGTTTGAGAAGAAGTTCAACAGCCTGCCGCAGTACAGCCCTCTGACATTCGACAAAAAGAGCACCGTCGTCACCAAGAAGAAAACTGACATTAGTACCGCACCGGAGGAACAACCTCCGAAACCTGCCAAGG ACATAGCGATGCGTAGTGACTCCCCCATGTTAGACTCGGCTGCCTATGCCACCAAGGCAAAGCCGAGCCCAGCCCCCAGTGCCACCGCCACGCTGAACCCAGAAGCCATGGGAACTAGCCCTAGTGTGCCAGTGGGCAGCCAGAAAAGGAAGGCCAGGAAGAGCAAGATCACCCACTTGGTGCGCTCGGCCGACGGCAGGGTATCCCCAGCCGAAG AGGACAAAGCCAGGGACCTGACCCCGGAGCAGGATGACAAGCCATTATCCCAAGATACTTTATGCAATGAAACAGGGTGTTACAACGCATCCAAGCAAGAGGAAGCGGACAGGAGCAGTGCACCTGAAGACCTGCCTGCCTTCTTCAGCCTGGCTGCCCTTGCAGAGGTGGCAGCCATGGAGAACATTCACAG AGGCCAGCATGTGATTGGTGACAGCCAGAAGAAAGACATGGCCAAGACCCCTTTGCTCATCTCCTGCGCTGACCAATGA
- the LOC112228428 gene encoding HMG box transcription factor BBX isoform X1, which produces MKGGGRGKEPPVEVSCKRPKRKCLQWHPLLSKKALDFSEEEEEDEEELEKESLLVRETRGSKVPCGGPPEGEEDSSEQRARRPMNAFLLFCKRHRSLVRQEHPRLDNRGATKILADWWAVLEPREKQKYTDMAKEYKDAFMKANPGYKWCPATNKPVKSPCHTVSNTRNKVWSFPSNSPKGCATAKKLPKTDSTPQLNFAMADPTKMGGLSMLLLAGEHALTAREISSSSSQSGATDVTKYPDKSSLFQLAEISSSTRQPSLMDTAGKGKPLSWGDQAEMWSGTSQQGKPDVPTANVKSPLFQLAEQISSDSSQSTAPEGKQCGQSALFQLAEMCLASEAGKMETQDDTCTPHIKTETVVEEAGDNTPDLPLSFPPSSSMPTDASLLLLRGQAAIIKRKKDASTREPPKVVDKDKSPGPGSPKKTLKKRPSSESELESLFYTIEAVAKGAWGDAEEDMPKKKARTAAVTILVESSSPKKRAKPKAKRPLKAKEDERNVKDKEDDGRTELPLTVETVVNPASPKMEANISSSMEEPTSPPSPPHIKHKVGERELEANAEGCGSRKSERSCKGALYKTLVSEGMLTSLRANVDRGKRGSFRSASDEGGWIDETWAFSQMGPSNFKKLKKSKSKDETAPGLGKLEEEFEKKFNSLPQYSPLTFDKKSTVVTKKKTDISTAPEEQPPKPAKGQSPSQKNTLFHKIVSNYKEKKKKPNTLDKDIAMRSDSPMLDSAAYATKAKPSPAPSATATLNPEAMGTSPSVPVGSQKRKARKSKITHLVRSADGRVSPAEEDKARDLTPEQDDKPLSQDTLCNETGCYNASKQEEADRSSAPEDLPAFFSLAALAEVAAMENIHRGQHVIGDSQKKDMAKTPLLISCADQ; this is translated from the exons ATGAAAGGTGGAGGAAGGGGTAAGGAGCCTCCGGTGGAGGTGAGCTGCAAGCGGCCCAAGCGCAAGTGTCTACAATGGCACCCGCTACTCTCCAAGAAGGCCCTGGACTTttcggaggaggaagaggaggacgaagaaGAACTAGAGAAG GAGTCATTGTTGGTTAGGGAGACCCGGGGGTCGAAGGTGCCATGCGGGGGGCCCCCGGAGGGGGAAGAGGACTCTTCAGAGCAGCGGGCCCGCCGACCCATGAATGCCTTCCTGCTTTTCTGCAAGCGCCACCGATCGCTGGTGAGGCAGGAACACCCTCGACTGGACAACCGCGGTGCCACCAAGATCTTGGCTGATTGGTGGGCCGTGCTGGAgcccagagagaaacagaagtaCACTGACATGGCCAAGGAG TACAAGGATGCCTTCATGAAGGCTAACCCGGGCTACAAGTGGTGCCCTGCCACCAACAAGCCAGTCAAGAGCCCCTGCCACACTGTCAGCAACACCCGCAATAAAGTGTGGTCCTTCCCTTCCAACTCCCCTAAGGGCTGTGCCACTGCCAAGAAACTGCCCAAGACTGACAGCACACCACAGCTTAATTTCGCCATGGCAG ATCCCACGAAGATGGGTGGCCTAAGCATGCTACTGTTGGCTGGGGAGCATGCCCTTACTGCCAGAGAG ATTTCCTCCAGCTCATCACAATCTGGAGCCACAGATGTCACTAAGTACCCTGATAAATCCTCCCTATTCCAACTTGCTGAG ATCTCTTCCAGCACGCGTCAGCCGAGTTTAATGGACACAGCGGGCAAAGGGAAGCCCTTGAGTTGGGGTGACCAGGCTGAA ATGTGGTCTGGAACCTCACAGCAGGGAAAGCCTGACGTACCCACTGCCAATGTCAAGTCCCCTCTTTTTCAACTGGCAGAG CAGATCTCCTCTGATTCGAGCCAGTCGACTGCACCAGAGGGAAAGCAGTGTGGCCAGTCCGCTCTCTTCCAGCTTGCTGAG ATGTGCTTGGCCTCCGAGGCAGGGAAGATGGAGACACAGGACGATACCTGCACCCCACACATCAAAACTGAGACTGTGGTAGAGGAGGCTGGGGACAACACCCCtgatcttcctctctcctttcccccatcTTCCTCCATGCCGACCGATGCTAGTCTCCTGCTGCTCAGAGGCCAAGCAGCCATAATCAAAAGGAAGAAAGACGCCAGCACCAGAGAGCCGCCCAAAGTGGTGGACAAAGACAAGAGCCCTGGTCCCGGCTCACCCAAAAAGACCCTCAAGAAGCGACCTTCATCCGAGTCGGAGTTGGAGAGCCTCTTCTACACTATCGAAGCCGTGGCTAAAGGGGCCTGGGGCGATGCCGAGGAGGATATGCCCAAGAAGAAGGCTCGCACCGCCGCCGTTACCATTCTGGTAGAGTCCAGCTCACCCAAAAAGAGGGCCAAGCCCAAAGCCAAGAGGCCCCTGAAGGCTAAGGAAGATGAGAGAAATGTGAAGGACAAAGAGGACGACGGACGCACAGAGCTTCCATTGACAGTGGAGACGGTGGTGAATCCAGCAAGCCCCAAGATGGAGGCCAATATTAGCAGCAGCATGGAGGAGCCCACCTCCCCTCCCAGCCCCCCGCACATCAAGCACAAAGTCGGGGAGAGGGAACTGGAGGCCAACGCAGAGGGGTGTGGCTCCAGAAAGTCTGAGAGAAGCTGCAAGGGGGCGCTGTACAAGACCCTGGTGTCGGAAGGGATGCTGACCTCACTGAGGGCCAACGTGGACAGAG GCAAAAGAGGTTCTTTTCGAAGTGCATCTGATGAAGGAGGCTGGATTGACGAGACCTGGGCTTTCTCACAGATGGGACCCAGTAATTTCAAGAAGCTTAAGAAGTCCAAATCCAAAGACGAGACCGCGCCAGG TTTGGGGAAACTAGAGGAGGAGTTTGAGAAGAAGTTCAACAGCCTGCCGCAGTACAGCCCTCTGACATTCGACAAAAAGAGCACCGTCGTCACCAAGAAGAAAACTGACATTAGTACCGCACCGGAGGAACAACCTCCGAAACCTGCCAAGG GTCAATCTCCATCTCAGAAAAATACTTTATTCCACAAGATTGTTAGCAATTACAAGGAGAAAAAGAAGAAGCCCAATACTTTGGATAAAG ACATAGCGATGCGTAGTGACTCCCCCATGTTAGACTCGGCTGCCTATGCCACCAAGGCAAAGCCGAGCCCAGCCCCCAGTGCCACCGCCACGCTGAACCCAGAAGCCATGGGAACTAGCCCTAGTGTGCCAGTGGGCAGCCAGAAAAGGAAGGCCAGGAAGAGCAAGATCACCCACTTGGTGCGCTCGGCCGACGGCAGGGTATCCCCAGCCGAAG AGGACAAAGCCAGGGACCTGACCCCGGAGCAGGATGACAAGCCATTATCCCAAGATACTTTATGCAATGAAACAGGGTGTTACAACGCATCCAAGCAAGAGGAAGCGGACAGGAGCAGTGCACCTGAAGACCTGCCTGCCTTCTTCAGCCTGGCTGCCCTTGCAGAGGTGGCAGCCATGGAGAACATTCACAG AGGCCAGCATGTGATTGGTGACAGCCAGAAGAAAGACATGGCCAAGACCCCTTTGCTCATCTCCTGCGCTGACCAATGA